One genomic region from Paroceanicella profunda encodes:
- a CDS encoding ABC transporter permease: MSDTDAPLSPPPPSLGSPRLQWLRVQFALILREMTTTYSKSTGGYLWAIIEPLGAIALLSLVFSAMVRTPSLGTSFMLFYGTGYITYQMYSQLHSSVSGAVSFNRSLMQYPAVTPIDAVISRAVLNFLTLCMSSFLLLTGIVLTQGVQVNLDLINVLSAFSMVALLGTGIGTLNCVLFSFYPSWQRVWSIMMRPLFILSGIFYLPEDLPSQARAVLEWNPIMHCVARMRSGFYGTYHADFVDPVYVCSIGTVTLVIGLYLLRRHKSAIVNPKF; this comes from the coding sequence ATGTCAGATACTGACGCACCGTTGTCTCCGCCACCGCCAAGCCTGGGAAGCCCGCGGCTCCAGTGGCTCCGGGTGCAGTTCGCGCTGATCCTGCGTGAGATGACCACCACCTACAGCAAGTCCACCGGCGGCTATCTCTGGGCCATCATCGAGCCGCTCGGCGCCATCGCGCTGCTTTCGCTGGTGTTTTCGGCCATGGTGCGCACGCCCTCGCTGGGCACCAGCTTCATGCTGTTCTACGGCACCGGCTACATCACCTACCAGATGTACTCCCAGCTGCACAGCAGCGTGAGCGGCGCGGTGAGCTTCAACCGCTCGCTGATGCAATACCCCGCCGTCACCCCGATCGACGCGGTGATCTCGCGCGCGGTGCTGAACTTCCTCACCCTGTGCATGAGCAGTTTCCTGCTGCTCACCGGCATCGTGCTGACCCAGGGCGTGCAGGTGAACCTGGACCTCATCAACGTGCTGTCGGCCTTCAGCATGGTGGCGCTGCTGGGAACGGGAATCGGCACGCTGAACTGCGTCCTGTTCAGCTTCTACCCCAGCTGGCAACGGGTCTGGAGCATCATGATGCGGCCGCTGTTCATCCTGTCGGGCATCTTCTACCTGCCGGAGGACCTGCCGTCCCAGGCGCGGGCCGTGCTGGAATGGAACCCGATCATGCATTGCGTGGCCCGCATGCGCTCGGGGTTCTACGGCACCTACCACGCCGATTTCGTGGACCCGGTCTATGTCTGCAGCATCGGGACGGTGACGCTGGTGATCGGCCTCTACCTGCTGCGCCGGCACAAGAGCGCCATCGTCAATCCGAAGTTCTGA
- a CDS encoding sulfotransferase family 2 domain-containing protein, whose translation MTDAGLTDAGGEPLTFADFRPGRIRDYMEAMRKADMWVFQHIPKTAGSSLSAELARHRGPYRNIHIAYMDRSSSMIDRRDAATQQFIDDLGKEQLRSASGHLRFENVESIREAIPGVHLFTFVRDPVERVISEYHYSRSPEHADPAGFIARFPTLGDFARSSEATNKMAVFIAGRRRIAPAHLPAFAFKRFHFIGSQKLYTPSYRILSTMLWHPTKQKAALRVSGRKNAADEVDPEILEIIRDNNRADQALYNAVQIAFRNVREELNEILKEYAEEWRAKNPRADADTDTVDASD comes from the coding sequence GTGACGGACGCCGGACTGACCGACGCGGGCGGCGAACCGCTCACCTTTGCCGATTTCCGGCCCGGCCGCATCCGCGACTACATGGAAGCGATGCGCAAGGCCGACATGTGGGTGTTCCAGCACATCCCGAAGACCGCGGGGTCCTCGCTGTCGGCGGAGCTGGCGCGCCATCGCGGCCCCTACCGCAACATCCACATCGCCTACATGGACCGCTCGAGCAGCATGATCGACCGGCGTGACGCCGCGACGCAGCAGTTCATCGACGACCTGGGCAAGGAGCAGCTGCGCTCCGCCTCCGGCCACCTGCGCTTCGAGAACGTGGAGAGCATCCGCGAGGCGATCCCCGGCGTGCACCTGTTCACCTTCGTGCGTGACCCGGTGGAGCGGGTGATCTCGGAGTACCACTACTCGCGCAGCCCCGAACATGCGGACCCGGCCGGCTTCATCGCCCGCTTCCCCACGCTGGGGGATTTCGCGCGCTCCTCGGAAGCCACGAACAAGATGGCGGTGTTCATCGCCGGCCGCCGGCGCATCGCGCCCGCGCACCTGCCGGCCTTCGCCTTCAAGCGCTTCCATTTCATCGGCAGCCAGAAGCTCTACACCCCGAGCTACCGCATCCTGTCGACCATGCTGTGGCATCCGACGAAGCAGAAGGCGGCGCTGCGGGTGTCCGGGCGCAAGAACGCGGCCGACGAGGTCGACCCGGAGATCCTCGAGATCATCCGCGACAACAACCGCGCCGACCAGGCGCTGTACAACGCGGTGCAGATCGCCTTCCGCAACGTCCGCGAGGAGCTCAACGAGATCCTGAAGGAATATGCGGAGGAGTGGCGGGCGAAGAACCCCCGCGCCGACGCCGACACGGACACCGTCGACGCCTCGGACTGA
- a CDS encoding (Fe-S)-binding protein, with product MPKPTVALFVTCLVDMFRPSVAFATIKLLEQAGCRVEVPAAQTCCGQPAWNSGDTKTARSIARQVIAAFEGFDHVVAPSGSCGATIAKDYAQMFEAGDPWAERARALGAKTHEITSFLSDVMGVQGVTARLEAHATYHDSCSGLRSLGVREQPRALLGTVEGLKLTEMKESEVCCGFGGTFCVKYPEISNAMVGDKTRNAADTGAELLLAGDLGCLMNMAGKASREGRPMKARHVVEVLAGMTDTPAIGEGE from the coding sequence ATGCCCAAGCCAACGGTTGCCCTGTTCGTCACCTGTCTCGTCGACATGTTCAGGCCCAGTGTCGCGTTCGCGACCATCAAGCTTCTCGAACAGGCGGGGTGCAGGGTCGAGGTTCCCGCGGCGCAGACCTGCTGCGGCCAGCCGGCGTGGAATTCCGGCGACACGAAGACCGCCCGCTCCATCGCCCGGCAGGTGATCGCGGCCTTCGAGGGGTTCGACCATGTGGTTGCCCCCTCCGGTTCCTGCGGGGCGACCATCGCCAAGGATTACGCGCAGATGTTCGAGGCCGGGGACCCCTGGGCCGAGCGCGCCCGGGCACTGGGGGCGAAGACCCATGAGATCACCAGCTTCCTCTCCGACGTGATGGGCGTGCAGGGTGTCACGGCCCGGCTGGAGGCCCATGCCACCTATCATGACAGCTGCTCGGGCCTGCGTTCGCTCGGCGTGCGGGAGCAGCCTCGGGCGCTGCTCGGCACGGTGGAGGGGCTGAAGCTCACCGAGATGAAGGAATCCGAGGTCTGCTGCGGCTTCGGCGGCACCTTCTGCGTGAAATACCCCGAGATTTCCAATGCCATGGTCGGTGACAAGACGCGCAACGCGGCCGACACCGGGGCCGAGCTGCTGCTGGCCGGCGATCTCGGCTGCCTGATGAACATGGCCGGCAAGGCCAGCCGCGAGGGCCGGCCGATGAAGGCCCGCCACGTGGTGGAAGTGCTTGCCGGGATGACCGATACCCCCGCCATCGGCGAGGGGGAATGA
- a CDS encoding sulfotransferase family 2 domain-containing protein, producing MSFSDLKRGHVVQYIEDHKTETGLWFLHHIPKTAGSSLAQELATRLRPYRNMAIDYQPDTSFTGDMMSAAVTQFIESGMALKCRSASGHVFAPHIRQIARAVPDVSFFTYLRHPVSRIVSEYRYCRTEMHPPWRNFITRYPTIDAFVDEPLEANKMSRYLFGTVTIAPEAARELLFSRYAFIGLQERYPLSYLLMSRMMWGGSAPQAKSRVTPSTAENAVEMTADLHARILANNALDISLYKAVSDVYADIASEAWDMAAA from the coding sequence ATGAGTTTCAGCGACCTCAAGCGAGGCCACGTCGTGCAGTACATCGAGGATCACAAGACCGAAACCGGCCTGTGGTTCCTGCACCACATTCCGAAGACCGCCGGTTCTTCGCTCGCGCAGGAGCTTGCAACCCGCCTGCGCCCCTACCGCAACATGGCGATCGACTACCAGCCCGACACCTCCTTCACCGGCGACATGATGAGCGCCGCGGTGACGCAGTTCATCGAGAGCGGCATGGCGCTGAAATGCCGTTCCGCCTCCGGGCACGTGTTCGCGCCGCATATCCGGCAGATCGCGAGGGCCGTGCCGGACGTGTCGTTCTTCACCTACCTGCGCCACCCGGTGTCGCGCATCGTGTCGGAATACCGCTACTGCCGCACCGAGATGCACCCGCCCTGGCGCAATTTCATCACCCGCTACCCGACGATCGACGCCTTCGTGGACGAGCCGCTGGAAGCCAACAAGATGAGCCGCTACCTGTTCGGCACCGTGACCATCGCCCCGGAGGCCGCGCGCGAGTTGCTGTTCAGCCGCTACGCCTTCATCGGCCTGCAGGAGCGCTATCCGCTGAGCTACCTGCTGATGTCGCGGATGATGTGGGGCGGCTCCGCCCCGCAGGCGAAATCGCGCGTGACACCCTCCACGGCGGAGAACGCGGTGGAGATGACCGCCGATCTTCACGCCCGGATCCTGGCGAACAACGCGCTGGACATCTCGCTCTACAAGGCGGTGTCGGACGTCTACGCGGACATCGCCTCCGAGGCCTGGGACATGGCCGCCGCCTGA
- a CDS encoding GGDEF domain-containing protein, with protein MDYASINRKVDLSIVVSIACILVLLSLLILILDNWKRLRDGRQDGLAELIVAHLMFLSSTLHLALNDRVYVWLNVTLILSGVIGGIIAGFLSVLSLLGLPPRRAPWVAAWVGITLFQCGAALTTGSIPFLLLTSSAINGALSGWFAWAVWKQASLQAFGGRALLALPFAAISAAFLARLGLLLGGAPNAALLLSTAIITYVLAFSVFLWVFATSSVRAFRLNRSLDWAARHDPLTGLENRRSLAELSAKRSGGERTGEDGNIICSCIDLDDFKQINDTHGHQVGDTVLQVVAARLRAMATGPRDRIFRIGGDEFVLWQAVGAAVDVEQHMAAMLGALCAEIDVGAGIIRPSVSIGYCDSRAALPVEDRIRRADTALYLSKGNGRGRFTAHQDPPLPGIAPALLPGSAPAPQDMLSRLC; from the coding sequence ATGGATTACGCATCCATAAACCGGAAGGTCGATCTGAGTATCGTCGTTTCCATCGCCTGCATCCTCGTCCTTCTTTCGCTCCTCATCCTGATACTCGACAATTGGAAGCGCCTGCGCGACGGGCGGCAGGACGGGCTTGCCGAACTCATCGTCGCGCACCTGATGTTCCTCTCCAGCACCCTGCACCTGGCGCTGAACGACCGGGTCTACGTCTGGCTCAACGTCACGCTCATCCTCTCCGGCGTGATCGGGGGGATCATCGCGGGTTTCCTGTCGGTGCTCTCGCTGCTCGGGCTTCCGCCGCGCCGCGCGCCCTGGGTCGCCGCCTGGGTCGGGATCACCCTGTTCCAGTGCGGGGCGGCGCTGACCACCGGCAGCATCCCGTTCCTGCTGCTCACCAGTTCGGCGATCAACGGCGCGCTGAGCGGCTGGTTCGCTTGGGCGGTCTGGAAACAGGCCTCGCTGCAGGCCTTCGGCGGCAGGGCGCTGCTGGCCCTGCCCTTCGCCGCCATTTCCGCCGCCTTCCTCGCACGGCTCGGCCTGCTGCTGGGCGGGGCGCCGAACGCGGCCCTGCTGCTGTCCACCGCCATCATCACCTATGTGCTGGCCTTCTCCGTCTTCCTCTGGGTGTTCGCCACCAGCTCGGTGCGCGCCTTCCGGCTGAACCGCAGCCTGGACTGGGCGGCGCGGCATGACCCGCTCACCGGGCTGGAGAACCGCCGCTCGCTCGCCGAGCTTTCCGCAAAGCGCAGCGGCGGCGAGAGGACGGGGGAAGACGGCAACATCATCTGCTCGTGCATCGACCTCGACGATTTCAAGCAGATCAACGACACCCACGGCCATCAGGTCGGCGATACCGTTCTGCAGGTCGTCGCCGCGCGGCTGCGGGCCATGGCCACCGGCCCGCGAGACCGGATCTTCCGCATCGGCGGCGACGAGTTCGTGCTCTGGCAGGCCGTGGGTGCGGCGGTGGACGTGGAGCAGCACATGGCCGCCATGCTGGGCGCGCTCTGCGCGGAGATCGACGTGGGCGCCGGGATCATCCGGCCGAGCGTGAGCATCGGCTATTGCGACTCCCGCGCGGCCCTGCCGGTGGAAGACCGCATCCGGCGCGCCGACACCGCGCTCTACCTCTCCAAGGGCAACGGCCGCGGGCGGTTCACCGCGCATCAGGATCCGCCGCTCCCCGGGATCGCCCCCGCGCTGCTGCCCGGCTCCGCCCCAGCCCCGCAGGACATGCTCAGCCGCTTGTGCTGA
- a CDS encoding glycosyltransferase → MRDKVDVDPRVFDPTFYLAHYPDVADSGEDPETHYMTKGWREGKDPSAHFSTTEYLQRYPDIRAADINPFVHFVRHGYDEGRRTGLSASASADIAGRLSVLLAHEATPPEMTEREPPATPEELAALLMGSRQFSSSHFARQTGARGSRAELVARYLDTPPGRRPAASPDFDPGFYRRTYLSDAPEGDPLIDWVLRGQALGHYPNALRAEADTRLIRTRAGIDRRHYLWSLGTKPVHADTVRDYVLHGAPLGAEPRQRFDGDFLRDTYMRRAGISCAPYAYFLRNRQRQWMFQDIHELAAAYQALSEVEAFDPGCYSALAGIDPERIDPLLHYILRGVQRGLPTSPDFHTGFYLATYRDLQAARVNPLLHFWRHGRHEGRRAVPPTKALPRRKLSTPGGKRATPGRPRAIVVSHEASFTGAPIVALNIARALSATHDVITWLGKTGPLTPDFAEVSTRMIMEFPPVLTGVSLLEEMRAEGGIDFAVVNSAISGATLEPLKLAGIPALLLVHDFANYVYPRGSLSRMVLNADISVFPAQIVADAVADEMSHMGLATLPGTMRIAHQGYNGTGRSDSAAITPRAIRERLGLTDRPDVRILFGGGWVQPRKGVDLFLQAAARLAQDPGQEWRFIWVGGNYRPDDDMIVSAYLADQVAKSGLADRFAFFEEQPDLESFWEVADVFFLSSRLDPFPNIALDALMRDVPVVCFQGATGIAELTDRFGFCVRAVPFCDSAAAAEEISALGAGLSGVHAEFRSRRSDLEIAFSFETYVARLIGFAEEARRSAAEQAQLRTMLLERPPAELAAAAATVPEWAHLARSGSPEVRAATVAAMLVNGGPIGALRIGAGEPVEREVPASGHVMLAPPRDAPVPPGAWMLHVHAPDADALAALVAAEMLPEAALVVVTSPRGALEVPEGVRSLADPCFDAFDGLAAAMEAYSSTHVSHADLSLGTAGPAAWSFDPAFVGSVLAGDRPGFAAAVPDCGPGYLPRSALERLGGELPESPVAPLFAGLFEAARMARFLEESRPAYVALRAGLEPRAATALRALMFARACDADGALTLLCPDQEVGLVEEIDVGLRHGVPEVRPRGVQGALQPLVIAMRSESPASFMAAAARLWRGLRQVRP, encoded by the coding sequence ATGCGGGACAAAGTGGACGTGGACCCAAGGGTATTCGATCCGACATTCTACCTCGCCCACTATCCGGATGTCGCAGACTCCGGCGAAGACCCGGAAACCCACTACATGACGAAGGGCTGGCGCGAGGGGAAGGACCCCTCGGCGCATTTCAGCACGACGGAATACCTGCAGCGCTACCCGGACATCCGCGCCGCGGACATCAACCCCTTCGTGCATTTCGTGCGCCACGGGTATGACGAGGGGCGCCGCACCGGCCTGTCCGCCAGCGCCTCGGCCGATATCGCCGGGCGGCTCTCCGTGCTGCTCGCGCATGAGGCCACCCCGCCGGAGATGACCGAGCGGGAGCCCCCCGCAACCCCGGAGGAGCTGGCGGCGCTGCTCATGGGCAGCCGGCAGTTCAGCTCCAGCCATTTCGCCCGCCAGACCGGCGCGCGCGGCAGCCGCGCCGAGCTGGTGGCGCGCTACCTCGACACGCCGCCCGGCCGCCGCCCCGCCGCGAGCCCGGATTTCGACCCCGGATTCTATCGCCGCACCTACCTGTCCGACGCGCCGGAGGGCGACCCGCTGATCGACTGGGTGCTGCGCGGGCAGGCCCTGGGGCATTACCCCAACGCGCTGCGCGCGGAGGCCGACACGCGGCTGATCCGCACCCGCGCCGGCATCGACCGGCGGCACTACCTCTGGTCGCTCGGAACCAAGCCCGTGCACGCCGACACGGTGCGCGACTACGTGCTGCACGGCGCGCCGCTGGGCGCCGAGCCCCGCCAGCGCTTCGACGGCGATTTCCTGCGCGACACCTACATGCGTCGCGCCGGCATCTCCTGCGCGCCCTACGCCTATTTCCTGCGCAACCGGCAGCGCCAGTGGATGTTCCAGGACATCCACGAGCTGGCCGCCGCCTATCAGGCGCTGAGCGAGGTGGAGGCCTTCGACCCGGGCTGCTACTCCGCCCTCGCCGGCATCGACCCGGAGCGCATCGACCCGCTGCTGCACTACATCCTGCGCGGGGTGCAGCGCGGGCTGCCGACCTCGCCGGATTTCCACACCGGCTTCTACCTCGCCACCTACCGCGACCTGCAGGCCGCCCGGGTGAACCCGCTGCTGCATTTCTGGCGTCACGGCCGCCACGAGGGCCGCCGCGCCGTGCCGCCCACCAAGGCGCTGCCGCGGCGCAAGCTCTCCACGCCGGGGGGCAAGCGCGCCACCCCGGGCCGGCCGCGCGCCATCGTGGTGAGCCACGAGGCGAGCTTCACCGGCGCGCCCATCGTGGCGCTCAACATCGCCCGCGCCCTCTCCGCCACCCATGACGTGATCACCTGGCTGGGCAAGACCGGCCCGCTGACCCCGGATTTCGCGGAAGTTTCCACCCGGATGATCATGGAATTTCCCCCGGTGCTCACCGGCGTGTCGCTGCTGGAGGAGATGCGCGCGGAGGGCGGGATCGACTTCGCCGTGGTGAACTCCGCCATCTCCGGCGCCACGCTGGAGCCGCTGAAGCTGGCCGGCATCCCCGCGCTGCTGCTGGTGCATGACTTCGCGAATTACGTCTACCCCCGCGGCAGCCTCTCGCGCATGGTGCTCAACGCCGACATCTCGGTGTTCCCGGCGCAGATCGTGGCGGACGCGGTGGCCGACGAGATGAGCCACATGGGCCTCGCCACCCTGCCCGGCACGATGCGCATCGCCCACCAGGGCTACAACGGCACCGGCCGCTCCGATTCCGCCGCCATCACGCCCCGTGCCATCCGCGAGCGGCTGGGCCTCACCGACAGGCCGGACGTGCGCATCCTGTTCGGCGGCGGCTGGGTGCAGCCGCGCAAGGGGGTGGACCTGTTCCTGCAGGCCGCCGCCCGGCTGGCGCAGGACCCCGGGCAGGAGTGGCGCTTCATCTGGGTGGGCGGCAACTACCGCCCGGATGACGACATGATCGTCTCCGCCTATCTCGCCGACCAGGTGGCCAAGAGCGGGCTGGCCGACAGGTTCGCCTTCTTCGAGGAGCAGCCGGACCTGGAGAGTTTCTGGGAGGTGGCGGACGTGTTCTTCCTGTCCTCCCGGCTGGACCCCTTCCCCAACATCGCGCTGGACGCGCTGATGCGCGACGTGCCGGTGGTGTGCTTCCAGGGCGCCACGGGCATCGCCGAGCTCACCGACCGCTTCGGCTTCTGCGTGCGCGCGGTGCCGTTCTGCGACAGTGCCGCGGCGGCGGAGGAAATCTCCGCGCTCGGCGCCGGCCTGTCCGGGGTGCATGCGGAGTTCCGCAGCCGGCGCTCCGACCTGGAGATCGCCTTCTCCTTCGAGACCTACGTGGCGCGGCTGATCGGCTTCGCCGAGGAGGCCCGCCGCAGCGCCGCCGAGCAGGCGCAGCTGCGCACCATGCTGCTGGAGCGCCCGCCCGCCGAACTGGCCGCCGCCGCCGCCACCGTGCCCGAATGGGCGCATCTCGCGCGCAGCGGCAGCCCCGAGGTGCGCGCCGCGACCGTGGCCGCGATGCTGGTGAACGGCGGCCCGATCGGTGCCCTGCGCATCGGCGCCGGCGAGCCGGTGGAGCGCGAGGTTCCCGCCTCCGGCCACGTGATGCTGGCCCCGCCGCGCGATGCGCCGGTGCCGCCGGGCGCCTGGATGCTGCATGTCCATGCCCCCGACGCCGATGCCCTCGCGGCACTGGTGGCCGCGGAGATGCTGCCCGAGGCGGCGCTGGTGGTCGTCACCTCGCCGCGGGGCGCGCTGGAGGTGCCCGAGGGCGTGCGCAGCCTTGCCGACCCGTGTTTCGACGCCTTCGACGGGCTGGCCGCCGCGATGGAGGCCTACAGCAGCACGCATGTGAGCCATGCCGACCTGTCGCTGGGAACCGCGGGGCCTGCGGCCTGGTCGTTCGATCCCGCCTTCGTGGGCTCGGTGCTGGCCGGAGACCGGCCGGGCTTCGCCGCCGCGGTGCCGGACTGCGGCCCCGGCTACCTGCCCCGCTCGGCGCTGGAGCGGCTGGGCGGGGAGCTGCCGGAGTCTCCGGTGGCGCCGCTCTTCGCCGGCCTGTTCGAGGCCGCCCGCATGGCGCGGTTCCTCGAGGAGAGCCGGCCCGCCTACGTGGCGCTGCGCGCCGGGCTGGAGCCGCGCGCCGCGACGGCGCTGCGCGCGCTCATGTTCGCCCGGGCCTGCGACGCGGACGGCGCGCTCACCCTCCTGTGCCCGGACCAGGAGGTCGGGCTGGTCGAGGAAATCGACGTCGGCCTGCGCCACGGCGTGCCGGAAGTGCGGCCGCGCGGCGTTCAGGGCGCGCTGCAACCGCTGGTGATCGCCATGCGCAGCGAGAGCCCGGCATCCTTCATGGCCGCGGCCGCGCGGCTCTGGCGCGGCCTGCGCCAGGTGCGCCCCTGA
- a CDS encoding HU family DNA-binding protein produces MTLKELADRVSAESGVTPRDAQRALRGFFSVLDTEIEASEVVFLPGFGRLMKRQTADGKERIVLVRRKAAGAEAEDPA; encoded by the coding sequence ATGACACTGAAGGAGCTCGCCGATCGCGTCAGCGCCGAAAGCGGCGTCACGCCCCGTGACGCACAGCGTGCCCTGCGCGGCTTCTTCTCGGTGCTCGACACCGAGATCGAGGCATCCGAAGTGGTGTTCCTGCCCGGGTTCGGCCGGCTGATGAAGCGCCAGACCGCCGATGGCAAGGAACGCATCGTCCTCGTGCGCCGCAAGGCCGCCGGCGCCGAGGCGGAGGATCCCGCGTGA
- a CDS encoding NAD-dependent epimerase/dehydratase family protein, with protein sequence MSECLSRGNTVVAVDIVERMSPHLANHSRLEFRQGALTDEAFVRDALTGCDAVICLAPSSLPATSNADIAGEVMASVHATMKIAEIACELGVRNFVFASSGGTVYGIDSPDALPETAPTQPRNAYGVSKLAIEHYLRVLRDLRGMHTVSLRIANPYGVGQNAGNGQGFIAMAMRRAFGGESMSIWGDGSAVRDFIFVKDLAEAICAGVDYTGPEAAINIGSGLGYSLREVARMVESISGRTLELVFEPTRRIDVAHNVLDISLAFRELGWRPSTAIESGLLATAEWWETRRISQQT encoded by the coding sequence GTGTCCGAATGCCTCTCCCGCGGCAACACCGTCGTCGCGGTGGATATCGTGGAGCGGATGTCGCCCCATCTGGCAAATCACTCCCGGCTCGAGTTCCGGCAGGGCGCGCTCACCGACGAAGCCTTCGTGCGCGACGCGCTCACGGGCTGCGACGCGGTGATCTGCCTCGCCCCGTCCAGCCTGCCGGCCACCTCGAACGCCGATATCGCCGGCGAGGTGATGGCCTCGGTCCATGCCACGATGAAGATTGCCGAGATCGCCTGCGAGCTGGGAGTGCGCAACTTCGTCTTCGCCTCCTCCGGCGGCACGGTCTACGGCATCGACAGCCCCGATGCCCTGCCCGAGACGGCCCCCACCCAGCCGCGCAACGCCTATGGCGTCTCCAAGCTCGCCATCGAGCATTACCTGCGCGTGTTGCGGGACCTGCGGGGCATGCACACCGTCTCGCTGCGCATCGCAAATCCCTATGGCGTGGGGCAGAATGCCGGCAACGGGCAGGGGTTCATCGCCATGGCCATGCGCCGTGCCTTCGGCGGCGAGAGCATGTCGATCTGGGGGGATGGCTCCGCGGTGCGGGATTTCATCTTCGTGAAGGACCTCGCGGAGGCGATCTGCGCAGGGGTGGATTACACCGGCCCCGAAGCGGCGATCAACATCGGCTCCGGCCTGGGCTATTCGCTGCGTGAGGTGGCGCGCATGGTCGAGAGCATTTCCGGCCGCACCCTCGAACTGGTGTTCGAGCCCACCCGGCGCATCGACGTCGCGCATAACGTGCTCGACATCTCTCTCGCCTTCCGCGAGCTGGGCTGGCGCCCGAGCACGGCGATCGAATCCGGCCTGCTCGCCACCGCCGAATGGTGGGAAACCCGCCGCATCTCGCAGCAGACCTGA
- a CDS encoding 50S ribosomal protein L25/general stress protein Ctc produces the protein MAEKIILEATARTGTGKGAARTARREGLVPGVIYGGGKDPQSINVKHNVLLKQLKAGHFLSTLINVKVDGQDNRVVCRAVQRHVVKDLPIHVDFLRLSETSKINLMIPVEFVNHDKAPGLKRGGTVTVVRPMVELVVSASNIPDHLTVDLTGLEIGDVVKAHDVAMPQGARPAITDRDFVIANISAPSGLRSADAEADGEEAEAE, from the coding sequence ATGGCTGAGAAAATCATTCTCGAAGCTACGGCGCGTACCGGTACCGGCAAAGGGGCTGCCCGGACCGCGCGTCGCGAAGGGCTGGTCCCCGGCGTCATCTACGGCGGCGGCAAGGACCCCCAGTCGATCAACGTGAAGCACAACGTGCTGCTCAAGCAGCTCAAGGCCGGTCACTTCCTCTCGACCCTCATCAACGTGAAGGTCGACGGGCAGGACAACCGCGTCGTGTGCCGCGCCGTCCAGCGCCACGTCGTGAAGGATCTGCCGATCCACGTCGACTTCCTGCGTCTCAGCGAGACCAGCAAGATCAACCTGATGATCCCGGTGGAATTCGTCAACCATGACAAGGCCCCCGGCCTGAAGCGCGGCGGCACCGTCACCGTGGTGCGCCCGATGGTCGAGCTGGTCGTGTCGGCGAGCAACATCCCCGACCACCTCACCGTGGACCTCACCGGTCTGGAAATCGGCGACGTGGTGAAGGCGCATGACGTGGCGATGCCGCAGGGCGCCCGCCCGGCCATCACCGACCGCGATTTCGTGATCGCCAACATCTCGGCCCCGTCGGGCCTGCGCTCGGCCGATGCCGAGGCCGATGGCGAAGAGGCCGAGGCGGAATAA